Proteins from a genomic interval of Anatilimnocola floriformis:
- a CDS encoding S8 family serine peptidase: MKRASFGNESGRRPQLNRPHPSRNRRLFLEQLEGRELMAVDSVQVLNPQPLERIFATDTPALNAGAAENFPTNPVLLGGGSQFVARPFTAPAAYQSTRLNRDLAQIGYDFDQSRLLGSAGKFTPHLSNLSVRGDQILIEANTTGSVSVLASDLKTLGSEGLTIAGSSISAWLPMNRIRDLAGLSSLAYAQAAPLAYGSHIGAANTQGDMSIYTDALRTQLGFDGTGVVVGVISDSYNRKGGAIQAPNDVTSGDLPGTTNPYGNTTPVSLLDDTYVGSDEGRAMLQIIHDIAPKATLKFHTGFPTKAKMVEAIQDLKDAGATIIVDDLIFYDEPMFQDGAIAQKVDEVVAAGVTYISAAGNAAKQSYESTGFDVSGVQRNYGRGNMDLLDFNFGLGVDAFQQITIPANQEVRITLQWQEPYKSEAPTSLGAQQDLDLLVYNAAGTIPLYSSTNNNYAGDPFEFIYIDNRGSAAFNANLVIARATTFYGAMTIKYVIDNPYVTITDYPSNAGTAFGHTNAAGAISVGASTRDSTPASTPPTLEFYSSRGYVPIYFDKFGVALPAPVYRNTPDIVAPSNVDNTFFGTDDPMDLGSKPNFTGTSAAAPHIAGLVALMKQSNPNLSPAQVLSLLEQTAKDMQSDGVYDYNTGWGLANGLEAGYAAGQPSPPDLIAAKDDGMSSTDNVTSFTNLTLTGTARAGSFVGLFNNGVLIQTQQLGAGVTSYTFNPPTTNTVDTMLYSVAIKRLSTSPAWSIRSTVCDVYVDPMASFVPTITPDLDAASDTGVYNWDNATTDTTPTFTGNVDPIAAGSKITLFIDGIPRAIQQLSPGVTAYSLTPGMPTDGYHTVTMKMQRNSSPVPTNYYSTPSMKFFTDRGAAPVATITAVTPDPRNAMVSSIAVTFSRPVAFFDLADLTLTMNGGSNRFGFGTSAATISNPSSDNRTFIVEKLNNLTMAAGNYNLSFAVSPSVVSSGGMVSVVGATETWTQGSATYQNSGRYADVNNDGYVNNTDKTIVDDMIFIYGAHTLPWTYPYTYLDVDGDGSFTSADRDAVTYFVANFSAGPY; the protein is encoded by the coding sequence ATGAAGCGCGCCTCTTTCGGTAATGAATCCGGTCGTCGCCCCCAACTCAATCGGCCTCACCCGAGCCGCAACCGCCGATTGTTCCTCGAACAACTCGAAGGTCGCGAGTTGATGGCAGTCGACTCGGTGCAGGTGCTCAACCCCCAGCCACTCGAGCGGATTTTTGCTACCGACACGCCCGCGCTGAATGCGGGAGCAGCGGAGAATTTCCCGACGAATCCGGTGTTGCTGGGTGGCGGCAGTCAGTTCGTTGCCCGCCCCTTTACGGCGCCTGCGGCGTATCAATCGACTCGGCTCAATCGAGATCTCGCGCAGATCGGCTACGACTTTGATCAATCTCGACTGCTGGGGAGCGCGGGCAAGTTTACTCCGCACCTGTCGAACCTGAGTGTTCGCGGCGACCAAATCCTGATCGAAGCCAACACGACTGGTTCGGTTTCGGTGCTGGCAAGCGATTTGAAGACGCTCGGGTCGGAAGGGCTGACCATCGCGGGTTCGAGTATCTCGGCCTGGTTGCCAATGAACCGCATCCGCGATTTGGCAGGACTATCCAGTTTGGCCTACGCCCAGGCAGCTCCGCTGGCGTATGGCTCGCACATCGGCGCCGCCAACACGCAGGGCGATATGTCGATCTACACCGACGCGCTCCGGACCCAATTGGGTTTTGATGGCACGGGAGTCGTCGTGGGTGTCATATCGGACAGCTACAACCGGAAGGGCGGAGCCATTCAAGCTCCCAACGATGTGACCTCCGGCGATCTGCCCGGCACGACGAATCCTTATGGCAATACCACTCCCGTCAGTCTGCTGGATGACACCTACGTCGGCTCGGATGAAGGCCGAGCCATGCTGCAGATCATTCACGATATCGCCCCCAAGGCGACGCTGAAATTTCACACGGGTTTTCCCACCAAAGCCAAGATGGTCGAAGCCATTCAGGATCTAAAGGATGCCGGCGCGACGATCATTGTCGATGACTTGATTTTCTACGACGAACCGATGTTCCAAGACGGTGCGATCGCTCAGAAGGTCGATGAAGTGGTCGCGGCCGGTGTCACTTACATTTCCGCCGCGGGAAATGCAGCCAAGCAGTCCTACGAAAGCACCGGCTTTGATGTCTCGGGAGTGCAACGCAACTACGGCCGCGGCAACATGGATTTGCTGGACTTCAACTTCGGCCTAGGCGTGGATGCCTTCCAGCAGATTACGATCCCAGCGAATCAAGAAGTGCGAATCACGCTGCAATGGCAAGAGCCGTATAAGTCGGAAGCGCCCACAAGCCTCGGCGCACAGCAGGATCTTGATCTGTTGGTCTACAACGCCGCCGGGACGATTCCACTTTACAGCAGCACCAACAATAACTACGCCGGCGACCCGTTTGAGTTCATCTATATCGACAATCGAGGGTCGGCTGCCTTCAATGCCAATCTCGTGATCGCCCGCGCCACGACGTTCTACGGCGCGATGACCATCAAGTACGTCATCGACAATCCCTACGTCACCATTACCGACTATCCATCCAATGCAGGGACGGCATTCGGTCACACCAATGCCGCGGGAGCGATCTCCGTCGGGGCTTCCACGCGCGACTCCACTCCCGCGAGTACGCCGCCGACACTGGAGTTCTATTCATCACGAGGCTACGTGCCGATTTACTTCGATAAGTTTGGCGTAGCATTGCCGGCGCCGGTCTATCGCAACACCCCAGACATTGTGGCCCCGAGCAACGTCGACAATACATTCTTCGGCACCGATGATCCGATGGATTTGGGATCGAAGCCGAATTTCACCGGCACCTCCGCAGCAGCGCCTCACATTGCCGGTCTGGTGGCGCTCATGAAGCAATCGAACCCAAATCTGAGTCCCGCGCAGGTGCTCTCGCTCCTCGAGCAAACTGCCAAGGACATGCAGTCGGATGGTGTTTACGACTACAACACCGGCTGGGGGTTGGCCAACGGTTTGGAAGCTGGATATGCAGCCGGTCAGCCGAGCCCGCCAGACCTGATCGCGGCCAAAGACGACGGCATGTCGTCGACCGACAATGTTACGTCCTTTACGAACCTGACACTCACCGGCACCGCCCGCGCCGGGAGCTTTGTGGGGCTGTTCAATAACGGAGTGCTCATCCAAACCCAGCAGCTCGGGGCAGGCGTGACGAGTTACACCTTCAATCCGCCCACCACGAATACTGTCGACACTATGCTCTATTCGGTCGCCATCAAACGGCTGTCGACGAGCCCGGCCTGGTCGATACGCTCAACCGTTTGCGACGTGTATGTCGATCCCATGGCGTCATTCGTGCCGACGATCACTCCCGATCTAGACGCTGCAAGCGATACGGGCGTCTACAACTGGGATAACGCCACGACCGACACGACACCCACCTTCACGGGAAATGTCGATCCGATTGCTGCCGGTTCGAAGATCACGCTCTTTATCGATGGCATTCCGCGGGCGATTCAGCAACTCTCACCTGGAGTAACGGCTTACAGCCTGACTCCGGGAATGCCGACCGACGGCTATCACACGGTGACGATGAAGATGCAGCGCAACAGCAGTCCGGTCCCGACCAACTACTACTCCACGCCGTCGATGAAGTTCTTCACCGATCGAGGCGCAGCGCCGGTTGCCACCATAACCGCCGTGACACCCGACCCGCGGAATGCGATGGTCTCGTCGATCGCGGTTACCTTCAGTCGGCCAGTCGCCTTCTTTGATCTGGCCGATCTGACGCTGACAATGAATGGCGGCTCGAATCGGTTTGGTTTTGGCACGTCGGCTGCGACGATTTCGAATCCGTCCTCCGACAACCGCACGTTCATCGTGGAGAAACTCAACAACTTGACGATGGCAGCCGGCAACTACAACCTGTCGTTTGCCGTCTCGCCCAGCGTGGTGAGTTCGGGCGGCATGGTCTCGGTAGTAGGAGCAACCGAAACGTGGACGCAAGGAAGTGCGACCTATCAGAACTCTGGCCGATATGCGGACGTGAACAACGACGGCTACGTGAACAACACGGACAAGACGATCGTTGACGACATGATCTTTATCTACGGAGCGCACACGTTGCCGTGGACCTATCCATATACCTATCTCGATGTCGATGGGGACGGCTCATTTACTTCGGCCGATCGGGATGCGGTGACTTACTTTGTGGCAAACTTCTCAGCGGGTCCGTACTAA
- a CDS encoding OprO/OprP family phosphate-selective porin has translation MTRIVRCRASFLVLFTTLLTCALAPGVSLAQGQYGPSPGLYAPPGAYGPHPTYGPPGYAPPPSYAPQQPGYAAQPAAYPQQQQPQQTEIEAIFQRLQQQDNEIERLRSQMQSNQPSAENPDASHVEQANLLQSGTPNPKKEEKKDAGWKDMSTDKWTVKLGGHVQLDYINWADASPQIVGDDNYFSYRRLRLVADGSGYGQFDFRLQMSLEPGSGSDTNPLASPDVKDAYFSMNDIPWLGRARIGNFFVPFGLEQVTNDTNNMFNERSIPTQGIFTADREVGFAFYNCNEAQNVTWTWGMFFDDISDTVKSRLDDNQGYRLSGRLTWLPYYDEPSNGRYLVHTGIGGLHTDDYDDIARFRARPQIQRGPFLIDSGNIGADTYDIGNVEGAVVWGPVTVQGEAYVCNINRNVGGPVTIGGAYTHMSYFVTGENRIFERFGQHGPQFGRNQPITNFFAVPGCYGSGALELKARWSYLDLTPLDRGEYNDFTFGFNWYLTDRTRVMFDWIHPFTTADAVFGTANADIIAMRFDFNW, from the coding sequence ATGACACGGATCGTTCGTTGCCGGGCCAGTTTTCTGGTCCTCTTCACAACACTACTCACCTGCGCGCTCGCGCCTGGAGTGAGTCTAGCGCAAGGACAGTACGGCCCATCGCCGGGCCTGTATGCGCCGCCGGGAGCCTATGGTCCGCACCCGACCTACGGTCCGCCAGGCTACGCGCCGCCACCGAGTTATGCGCCGCAACAACCCGGCTATGCAGCGCAACCAGCTGCCTATCCGCAACAACAGCAGCCGCAGCAAACCGAAATCGAAGCCATTTTTCAACGGCTGCAACAGCAAGACAACGAGATCGAGCGCTTGCGGTCGCAGATGCAAAGCAATCAACCGTCAGCCGAAAATCCCGACGCTTCGCACGTCGAGCAAGCCAACTTGCTGCAATCGGGCACGCCCAATCCAAAGAAAGAAGAAAAGAAGGACGCCGGCTGGAAAGACATGTCGACCGACAAGTGGACCGTCAAGCTCGGCGGCCACGTGCAGCTCGACTACATCAACTGGGCCGATGCCAGTCCGCAAATCGTTGGCGACGACAACTACTTCAGCTATCGCCGTCTCCGCCTTGTCGCCGACGGCAGCGGCTATGGCCAGTTCGATTTTCGCTTGCAGATGTCGCTCGAGCCAGGATCGGGTTCCGATACCAATCCGTTGGCTTCGCCCGACGTCAAAGACGCTTACTTCTCGATGAACGACATTCCCTGGCTGGGCCGGGCGCGCATCGGTAACTTCTTCGTGCCGTTTGGTCTCGAGCAGGTGACGAACGATACGAACAACATGTTCAACGAGCGTTCGATTCCGACGCAAGGCATTTTTACTGCCGACCGCGAAGTTGGTTTTGCGTTCTACAACTGCAACGAAGCCCAGAACGTGACCTGGACCTGGGGCATGTTCTTTGACGACATCAGCGATACCGTCAAGAGTCGCCTCGACGACAACCAAGGCTATCGCCTGAGTGGCCGTCTCACCTGGCTGCCGTACTACGACGAGCCGTCGAACGGTCGTTACTTGGTCCACACCGGCATCGGCGGTTTGCACACCGACGACTACGACGATATCGCTCGCTTCCGCGCTCGGCCGCAAATCCAGCGTGGCCCGTTTCTGATCGACAGCGGCAACATCGGCGCCGACACCTACGACATCGGCAACGTCGAAGGAGCCGTAGTGTGGGGACCGGTGACGGTGCAAGGCGAAGCATATGTTTGCAATATCAACCGCAACGTCGGCGGCCCTGTGACGATCGGCGGTGCTTACACGCACATGAGCTACTTCGTCACCGGCGAAAACCGCATCTTCGAACGCTTCGGCCAACACGGCCCGCAGTTCGGCCGCAACCAACCCATCACCAACTTCTTTGCGGTGCCCGGTTGCTACGGCTCGGGTGCTCTCGAGCTCAAAGCCCGCTGGTCCTATCTCGATCTCACGCCGCTCGATCGCGGCGAATACAACGACTTCACGTTCGGCTTTAACTGGTATCTGACCGACCGCACCCGCGTCATGTTCGACTGGATTCATCCCTTCACGACGGCCGACGCCGTCTTCGGCACGGCGAACGCCGACATCATCGCCATGCGTTTTGACTTCAACTGGTAA
- a CDS encoding phosphotransferase enzyme family protein, which yields MSSDTVFPVVGPAEAETVLQQFADCCARFQLQSVAHQGFSGARIWKVVASDPRFLAPLCLKRWPDDHPPPARLPWIHQVLLQARERGISFVPQPYFTRGGQSSCEWNSATWELMTWLPGEVETAPQPSPQRITAAFRALAAFHQATADVHQSSGNANQPAPAIADRLARWRDLTGGGSEQIQQACQRRSIPALDDLAALWLARHAKLPVSLTSRLFDAAKLTLPLQPAIRDLWRDHVLFDGDNVAGFIDFGAMRIDTPLTDIARLLGSLAGDDPALRQIAIDTYSAANPLSAADRDVIDLLDHTGAILAGWNWLEWLYVDGRQFPSLPAVRERFTTLVGRTIGPPGVVISADA from the coding sequence ATGTCTTCCGACACCGTATTTCCAGTCGTTGGGCCTGCCGAAGCCGAAACCGTGCTTCAGCAGTTTGCCGACTGCTGTGCCCGATTTCAGCTGCAGTCGGTGGCACATCAGGGGTTCAGTGGGGCTCGCATTTGGAAGGTGGTTGCCAGCGATCCCCGGTTTCTTGCTCCCCTTTGTCTCAAACGCTGGCCCGACGATCATCCACCGCCGGCGCGGTTGCCCTGGATTCACCAGGTCCTGCTGCAGGCCCGCGAGCGGGGAATTTCGTTCGTGCCCCAGCCGTATTTCACGCGCGGCGGCCAATCGAGCTGCGAATGGAACAGCGCCACCTGGGAATTGATGACCTGGCTGCCAGGAGAAGTAGAGACCGCCCCCCAGCCGTCGCCACAGCGAATCACGGCTGCCTTTCGGGCCTTGGCCGCCTTTCATCAAGCGACAGCCGATGTGCATCAATCGTCCGGCAACGCCAATCAGCCGGCGCCTGCAATCGCCGATCGCCTGGCTCGGTGGCGCGATCTAACCGGCGGCGGCAGCGAGCAGATCCAACAGGCTTGTCAGCGGCGCAGCATTCCCGCCCTCGATGATCTGGCCGCCCTCTGGCTGGCCCGCCACGCAAAACTGCCCGTCAGTTTGACCAGTCGCCTGTTTGATGCGGCGAAATTAACGCTGCCGTTGCAGCCCGCCATTCGCGATCTGTGGCGGGATCATGTACTGTTCGACGGCGACAACGTCGCGGGCTTTATCGATTTCGGCGCCATGCGGATCGATACTCCGCTCACCGACATCGCCCGCCTGCTCGGCAGCCTGGCCGGCGATGATCCGGCGCTCCGCCAGATTGCGATCGACACTTACTCCGCAGCCAACCCGCTCTCCGCCGCCGACCGCGACGTGATCGACCTGCTCGATCACACCGGCGCCATCCTCGCCGGCTGGAATTGGCTCGAATGGCTGTACGTCGACGGCCGGCAGTTTCCATCACTGCCAGCCGTTCGTGAACGCTTCACCACGTTGGTAGGACGGACCATTGGTCCGCCCGGGGTCGTAATTTCCGCGGACGCTTAG
- a CDS encoding zinc-dependent metalloprotease, translating into MLRRILAGTLCLMATVVFSSVLFCNSASAQDKPAAPPYAAVLKDAKSVPGLLQLHQKGNSLFVELQPGDYGSEYIVLISISRGIAQGPLLGGMSWGFGDDWVWQFRKVDDNVHIIRKNVRFKAASNSPEARAVRNAYTDSVLFSIPTTVKGPKGGDLVDLSSVFMGDLPQIGQVLQGFVFSPSKSSFAAVKGFDNNMELEVAATYASSGTQDIDTVPDSRGVTINVHYSISKIPTGGSYQPRLADDRVGYFLTAVKDFSSKSNRDQFVRYVNRWDLQKSDPNAKLSPPTKPIKFWIEKTVPYKYEKAIYDGIYEWNKAFEAAGFVNAMVVERQPDNATWDPEDINYNTFRWITSNAGFAMGPSRVNPYTGQILDADIIFDADFLSSWKDEFETFTPATVAAMTGGELDLPRSDVSEQKIRQIFSPKFALPECALNRGMAMQLAGGEAAILAAEKDPKLTAENMEKFFMQALKEVTMHEVGHTLGLRHNFKASKWLSLKDLNDPSKSGGAMVASVMDYNPANIVGKGEKQGDYYPTTVGPYDVWAIEYGYKPFGSGTTAELPELKKIAARSGEPALAYSTDEDTRGIDPDPDSNRFDFGANPIEFAQHRLQMVEELIPGLIDRTTKEGDDYTQARRTFNVVVAQAGQGLFFASRQVGGLKTSRSHKGDKDGKPPVQPVDAKLQRDVLDLLDKKLFSDKPFAFPPEIYNQLGWNNWSHWGATNTIRKDFGVHDFVLMWQERVLSQLLSGVTLERMHDAELKSSPDADVVTTAELLDRLTKSIFSDVEGFKEGEYSNRKPAIGSLRRNLQRSYLKSLSQIAMGNTSAPQDCQTVAYMQLGDLQSKIKKVLENGEMTGKLDTYTRAHLQESSSRIQKVLNARLSLSSP; encoded by the coding sequence ATGCTTCGACGGATTCTGGCGGGTACGCTGTGCCTGATGGCGACAGTCGTCTTTTCGAGTGTCCTGTTTTGCAATTCGGCCAGCGCTCAAGACAAACCGGCCGCGCCTCCTTACGCCGCCGTGCTGAAAGACGCCAAGTCGGTTCCCGGTCTGCTGCAACTGCACCAGAAGGGAAACAGCCTGTTCGTAGAACTGCAGCCTGGCGACTACGGCTCGGAATACATCGTGCTGATTTCGATCAGCCGCGGTATCGCCCAGGGCCCGCTCCTCGGCGGCATGAGCTGGGGTTTTGGCGACGACTGGGTGTGGCAGTTCCGCAAGGTCGACGACAACGTTCACATCATTCGCAAGAACGTCCGCTTCAAAGCCGCGAGCAACTCGCCCGAAGCCCGCGCCGTTCGCAACGCTTACACCGACAGCGTCCTCTTCAGCATTCCGACGACCGTCAAAGGTCCGAAGGGTGGTGACCTGGTCGACCTGAGCTCGGTCTTCATGGGCGACCTGCCGCAAATCGGTCAGGTGCTGCAAGGCTTTGTCTTCTCGCCGTCGAAGAGCTCCTTCGCCGCCGTGAAAGGCTTTGATAACAACATGGAACTGGAAGTTGCCGCGACCTATGCCTCGAGCGGCACGCAAGACATCGACACCGTGCCCGATAGCCGTGGCGTGACGATCAACGTGCACTACTCGATCAGCAAGATTCCGACCGGCGGTTCGTACCAGCCGCGCTTGGCCGATGACCGCGTCGGTTACTTCCTCACGGCCGTGAAGGATTTCAGCAGCAAGAGCAACCGCGATCAGTTCGTTCGCTACGTCAATCGTTGGGATCTGCAGAAGAGCGACCCGAACGCCAAGCTCTCGCCGCCGACCAAGCCGATCAAGTTTTGGATCGAAAAGACCGTTCCGTATAAGTACGAGAAGGCTATCTACGACGGCATTTACGAATGGAACAAAGCCTTCGAAGCTGCCGGTTTCGTGAATGCGATGGTCGTCGAACGTCAGCCTGACAATGCGACCTGGGATCCGGAAGACATTAACTACAACACGTTCCGCTGGATCACTTCGAACGCCGGCTTCGCCATGGGGCCATCGCGGGTCAATCCTTACACCGGTCAGATTCTCGACGCCGACATTATTTTCGACGCCGACTTTTTGAGCTCGTGGAAAGATGAATTCGAAACCTTCACGCCGGCGACCGTCGCCGCGATGACTGGTGGCGAACTCGATCTGCCGCGTAGCGATGTCAGCGAGCAAAAGATCCGTCAGATCTTCAGCCCGAAGTTTGCCTTGCCCGAATGTGCTCTCAACCGCGGCATGGCCATGCAATTGGCCGGCGGCGAAGCAGCCATTCTCGCGGCTGAGAAAGATCCGAAGTTGACGGCTGAAAACATGGAGAAGTTCTTCATGCAGGCCCTCAAAGAAGTGACGATGCACGAAGTGGGTCACACCCTTGGCCTGCGTCACAACTTCAAGGCCAGCAAGTGGCTGAGCCTGAAGGACCTGAACGACCCGAGCAAATCGGGCGGCGCGATGGTCGCCTCGGTGATGGATTACAACCCGGCCAACATCGTCGGCAAGGGTGAGAAGCAAGGCGATTACTATCCGACCACGGTCGGTCCGTACGACGTGTGGGCCATCGAATACGGCTACAAGCCTTTCGGCAGTGGTACGACGGCTGAGTTGCCCGAGCTGAAGAAGATTGCTGCTCGCAGCGGTGAACCAGCCCTCGCTTACAGCACCGACGAAGACACTCGCGGCATCGATCCCGATCCAGACTCGAACCGCTTCGACTTCGGCGCCAACCCAATCGAATTCGCCCAGCACCGTTTGCAGATGGTCGAAGAACTGATCCCCGGCTTGATCGATCGCACGACGAAAGAAGGCGACGATTACACCCAAGCCCGTCGCACGTTCAACGTGGTGGTGGCCCAAGCTGGCCAGGGTTTGTTCTTCGCCTCGCGGCAAGTGGGTGGTTTGAAGACCAGCCGCAGCCACAAGGGTGACAAAGACGGCAAGCCGCCAGTGCAACCCGTCGATGCCAAGCTGCAACGCGATGTGCTCGATCTGCTCGACAAGAAACTGTTCAGCGACAAGCCGTTCGCATTCCCGCCAGAAATTTACAACCAACTCGGTTGGAATAACTGGAGCCATTGGGGCGCCACGAACACGATCCGCAAGGACTTCGGCGTGCATGACTTTGTATTGATGTGGCAGGAACGCGTGCTGTCGCAACTCCTCTCGGGTGTCACGCTCGAACGGATGCACGACGCCGAACTCAAGTCGTCGCCCGACGCCGATGTGGTCACGACGGCTGAACTGCTCGATCGTTTGACAAAGAGCATCTTCAGCGACGTCGAAGGCTTTAAAGAAGGCGAATACAGCAACCGCAAACCCGCCATCGGCAGCCTCCGCCGCAACCTGCAGCGGTCGTACCTCAAGAGCCTCTCGCAAATCGCGATGGGCAACACGAGTGCGCCGCAAGACTGCCAGACGGTGGCTTACATGCAACTGGGCGATCTGCAAAGCAAGATCAAGAAGGTGCTGGAAAACGGCGAAATGACCGGCAAGCTCGACACCTACACCCGAGCCCACCTGCAAGAATCGAGCAGCCGCATCCAAAAGGTGCTGAACGCCCGCTTGAGCCTCAGCAGCCCGTAG
- a CDS encoding CehA/McbA family metallohydrolase: protein MNRILFSLAVFFGLSLAALAANKGELTIKAIDRDTNQPLAVRMHLKDSRGKPVRPPKIPYYHDHFVFDGEITLELPLGSYTFEMEHGPEYKIRYGNFEIDRDAEDSKTVDLHRVVNMRKENWYAGDLHLTREPADLELLMRAEELDLAADVTSWNKKSLFDKKPAPKESQLSTPGNRWQYLFGARDERAGASLIFHRLTEPLKLEDAGKEFPGPFAIAQQAREHSPAFVCARSATLWDLPALVAGGQLDALIIASETFEREDLRSAPAWEKPREGSSFGGPANVGRWPQTVYFHLLNCGLRIAPAAGSGSGIAANPAGYNRAYVYCNEFTPDNWWQGLKEGRTVITNGPLLRLLVNGMPPGHVFQAESGVVELSIALNLATREKIEYLEVIQDGRVVHETRLDELAKAGGKLPGVKFERSGWMAVRAVTNAQKTYRFALTAPYYVEIGYKPTVSKKSAQFFLDWLTERARRITLTDGDERQAVMTPIRAARDFWQQKVNEANAE from the coding sequence ATGAACCGAATTCTATTTTCACTCGCCGTGTTTTTTGGACTCTCGCTCGCTGCCCTGGCCGCGAACAAGGGTGAGCTCACGATCAAAGCCATCGATCGCGACACCAACCAACCGCTGGCTGTTCGCATGCACTTGAAGGACTCGCGCGGCAAGCCCGTGCGGCCACCGAAGATTCCCTACTACCACGATCACTTCGTGTTCGATGGCGAGATCACGCTCGAACTGCCGCTGGGCTCGTACACGTTCGAAATGGAGCACGGCCCGGAATACAAGATTCGCTACGGCAATTTCGAGATCGACCGCGATGCGGAAGATTCGAAGACCGTCGATCTGCATCGCGTCGTCAACATGCGCAAAGAGAACTGGTACGCCGGTGATTTGCATCTCACGCGCGAACCGGCCGACCTCGAGCTGCTGATGCGGGCCGAAGAACTCGACCTGGCCGCCGATGTCACCAGCTGGAACAAGAAAAGTCTATTCGACAAAAAGCCCGCCCCGAAAGAATCGCAGCTCAGCACTCCCGGCAATCGCTGGCAGTATCTGTTCGGCGCTCGCGATGAACGGGCCGGGGCATCACTGATTTTTCATCGTTTGACCGAACCGCTGAAGCTCGAAGATGCCGGCAAGGAGTTTCCGGGGCCGTTCGCCATCGCGCAGCAAGCTCGCGAGCATTCGCCAGCATTTGTGTGCGCTCGCAGCGCGACGCTCTGGGATTTGCCGGCGCTGGTCGCGGGTGGTCAGCTCGATGCCTTGATCATCGCCAGCGAAACGTTCGAGCGCGAAGATCTGCGCAGCGCTCCCGCTTGGGAAAAACCGCGCGAGGGATCCTCTTTCGGCGGTCCTGCCAACGTGGGTCGTTGGCCGCAGACGGTTTACTTTCATCTGCTCAACTGCGGCCTGCGCATCGCCCCCGCGGCTGGCAGTGGCAGCGGCATCGCGGCGAATCCCGCCGGTTACAACCGTGCGTATGTTTATTGCAATGAGTTTACGCCCGACAACTGGTGGCAAGGCTTGAAGGAAGGCCGCACCGTGATCACCAACGGTCCGCTGCTGCGGCTGCTGGTCAACGGCATGCCCCCCGGCCATGTCTTTCAAGCCGAGAGCGGCGTTGTTGAATTGAGCATCGCTCTCAACCTCGCCACGCGTGAGAAAATTGAATACCTCGAAGTGATTCAGGACGGTCGCGTCGTGCATGAAACTCGACTCGACGAACTGGCCAAAGCCGGCGGCAAATTGCCGGGAGTGAAGTTCGAACGGAGCGGCTGGATGGCCGTGCGCGCGGTGACGAATGCGCAGAAGACGTATCGCTTTGCACTGACCGCGCCCTACTACGTCGAGATCGGCTACAAACCAACCGTCAGCAAAAAGTCGGCGCAGTTCTTTCTCGACTGGCTGACCGAACGCGCCCGCCGCATCACGCTGACCGACGGCGATGAACGCCAAGCCGTGATGACGCCAATCCGCGCGGCCCGCGATTTCTGGCAGCAGAAGGTCAACGAAGCCAACGCGGAATAA